The DNA sequence TCCCTGGTTACCACTGAGAGAGAAACGGCTCTGGTCCTCGTCGCCGTCATCCACCCAATGGTCGGGATCTTCGATGATCTCGTGAATCCGCTCTGCGATACGTGCATCGGTGATGTGCGACATGCTGCCGAGCTGAGAAGGCTGCGCACCCCATGGCACCACCTGTACTGAACCCGGCGCATCTTGACCCATATGCCGCAAGAGGGTGAAGGGGTCGTTTCGAGTCTCCCCGAACTTGGCTGCCCATCGGTCCCGAACCTCCACAGCGTCTGGCAGCAGGTTCGACAACCACGGCATCACTTCATTGGGGCCATAGTGCTGCTGGACGAGCGGCATGCTCACCGACAGCGGAGTCACTCCTCGGCTATTGAAGTATTCCGCGTCGTAGGAGAATTCCACCTCATCAGTAGGGCCGCGCATGAGCGAGCCGGCCAACCTCCCGTCGAGCCAGAGATCAAGAATGTCTGGAAGCCCGCTCATGCCAGCTCATCAAACAAGGCGTCTAGAGGGGACGCGCTCGGCATCGGCTCTAGATGCAACTCGTAGCCAAATGCCGAAGCCACTCTCAGCGTGGCTTCCAGGGACGGCACGAGTTTGCCCGATTCGAGGTCCTGCACCCACCTACGACTCATCCCCGCTTGTGACCCGAGATCTTGCTGTGTCATCCCACGTTGGACCCGTTGCGAGCGTACGAAATCCGCGAACATCATCGGCGATTGAACGAACATCCGGCTCCCCTCATTTGCACAGCATCATGTGCAAACTAGAGTACGCACATTATCCTGCGCCCACAAGGGTTAGCGCAGGATAATGTGCCCCACGAACCCCACAACGCGCTACCCGTAAGCCCAGCCAAAGCCAGCCCACCGCATCCGCGGCATCAAAAACCAAAAGACCTGACCCGCGAAATACCGCAGGGCAGGTCTTAAGGCCACAAAGCAAAGCTCTTAAGGCGCGTCGGGGAAGAACTCGTTCTTGATTTCGCGCAGGGTGTTCACGGAGTGCTCGAAGCGCTCCTTCTCGTGCTCGTTGAGTTGCAGTTCGACGACGCGGCCGATACCGCCACGGTTCACCACGGCGGGGGTACCGATGTAGAGGTCGTGCTCGCCGTACTGGCCGTCAAGGTAGGCAGAGACCGGCAGGGCGACGTCCTGGTTCTTGATGATGGCCTTGGTGATGCGGGCTAGGCCCATGCCGATGCCGTAGGAAGTGGATCCCTTGGCGTCGATGATGTCGTAGGCGGCGTCGCGGGTCTCTTCGAAGATTTTCTCGATGCGCTCGTCGAAGTCCGGGTCCTTGTCGGAGTTGGCGGACAGCGGAACGCCGGCGACGGTGGCGGAGGAGACGACGGGGAGTTCGGTGTCGCCGTGCTCGCCGATAATGTAGGCGTGAATTGAGGAGGGGGCGGTGTGGGTGAGCTCGCCGAGCATGAAGCGGTAGCGAGCGGAGTCGAGGACGGTGCCCGAGCCGATGACGCGGTGGCTATCCAGGCCGGAGTAGCGCCATGCACCGTAGGTGAGCAGGTCGACTGGGTTGCTGGCGATGAGGAAGATGCCGTCGAAGCCATTGGCCATGACCTCGTCGACGATGCCCTTCATGATGCGCATGTTCTTTTCAACCAGCTGCAGGCGGGTTTCGCCGGGCTTCTGGGCGGCGCCGGCGCAGATGACAACCATGGCGGCGTCTTCGCAGTCGGCGTAGGTGCCTTCGGTGACGCGGGTGCGGGAGCTCGACCACACGACGCCGTGGTTGAGGTCCATCACGTTTCCGCGCAGCTTCTTGGCGTCGATGTCGATGATGGCGAGGTGGTCTACGGTTCCCTGGTTGACCAGGGCGTAGGCGTAGGCCACTCCCACGTCACCGGCTCCGATGAGAACGACCTTGTTTCCGATTGTCTTCCGCATTGACGACTGTCCTCCCGTGGGGGGTTGGATTCGGGCACCAGACGATCAGTCTGATTACTTCCTATTATCTCCCTTTTTGTCCGTTTGCGCACTACCCTTTGTCGCCTTTCCCTCGAGATGAGCGTCAACCGGGCTGCAAAAGAGGCCACCCTCTGCCAGACTGAACACCATGGGCTCAACCCGCTCCTTCCTGCTCAGAGGCCTTGCCCGGGGTGCCGTCGGGACACTCAAGGGCACCGCCTTTGCTCTCGCCGTGGTAGCCGATATCACACCTGGCCTGCGGCTGACTAAGCGGCGCCATCTCTCAGAGCGGCTACTTCCGGGCATTCTGGGGGCGGAGATCGCTACCTGGTGGGCCGTGTCTCCTTCGCTTCTTCCCCGGCCGTGGTGGGCGATCGCTGCCAACGTGGCCGTGTGCCAGGGGGTAGGTCATGCGGTGGGCACGGGAACGGCGTGGACCATATCGAAGGCCTTCGATCGGGCAGGGCACCGCCCGCAGCGGCTCATCACGTTGGCTACGTTGCACGCCGGGCACGTCGCCATTGCCTCCATCACCGTCGTGGCGGCGGGGCTTAGCCTCCGGCGGCAGGACCAGCAATCTCGGCTAGTGGGCCTGGGCCATGTGCGGGGGGCGAAGCAGGCGGCGCTGGGTGCCGCGGTGGGCACCGCCGGGTACGGTGCGCTTCTTCTCATGGGGGAGGCTGCGCAGCTCAGCGTCGATAGGCTGGGTCGCCGCCTGTCGCGCATCATGCCCCCGTGGCTGGGTTGGCCGTTGGCGATATTCGGCGTTGGTGGCGCAGCATTCCTCCTCAGCGACCGGCTTCTCATGCGCCGCACCATCGCCCGCCTGGCGCGTCGGGCCGCCTACCTCAACCAATCTGTCTTTCCTGGTACGGCGATGCCGTGGGAGCCGGAGCGCTCTGGGAGCCCGTGGTCTCGAGAGAATTGGATACGGGTGGGAGCTCAGGGCCGGGCCGTGCTGTCCCTCGGCCCTCGCGCTCAGGATATTGCCGCGGTCACCGGCTTGGAGGAGGTCCATGAGCCGATCCGTATTTTCGTGGGCCTGGTCCAGGGCCGGTCCCTGGCTTCAGCGGCGCGGCTCGTCCTTGCGGAAATGGATCGGACGGGCGCTTTTAGGCGCGATACCCTCGTCATCCAAACTTCTACCGGTACGGGCTGGATCACTGACTGGTCGGTCGATGCGGTGGAGTTCCTCACCGGCGGCAACTGCGCGACGATGTCCATGCAGTACTCCTACCTTCCCTCCGCGGTGTCCTATTACTTGGATCGGGACACTCCCGTGCGCGCCAGCCGAATCTTGCTGGCGGCCATCATCTCCCGCCTCGAGCAGATGGATCCTGATGATCGCCCGAAGCTTTATGTCGCGGGCGAATCCCTCGGAGCCTATGGCATGATGACCGCCTTCGACGGTCTGGAGGACCTCCTCACCACGACGGATGGCGCCGTCTTTTCCGGCCCGCCTCGCTTTACCCGCTTAACCCAAGAGCTCACCGCGTCGCGTGATCCGGGATCTCCTGAGCGCCTGCCCATCATCGAGGGCGGTAAGTTCGTGAGGTTCACCGCCCACCAAGACCATCTCTACCGGGACTTTTCGGGCCTGGAGTATCGCAATAATTGGTCACAGACAAAGGTTATTATTGCCCAACATGCGTCGGACCCAATTGTCTGGTGGGATATTCCGCTCATCTGGCGTCGACCAGCCTGGCTGACGGAGCCCGGCAGTCGGGGGCGCCCCGCCCCGCGGGCTCAACGCCTCGACGTGGTGACCGGAATCCGCTGGATTCCCTTCATCACGTCCTGGCAGATCGGCGTGGATCAGTTGAGCTCCAACGCCACCGCCGGGGGCCACGGGCACAACTATCACGAGGAAATGCTGTGGTACTGGGACGCCGTCTTGGGCGAGAATGCCGCCGTGCGCTTGACTCCTTTCCTCGCCGCGAAAGCGGCGGACTTCATCATCAAGGATGCGATCACGCGGTGATGTGCGCGGCGTCGTAAAGCATCGTGTGAGCGGTGGATACTCCGGAACCGGTAACGGTCACATCGGACACTCGCTGCCATGACATTTCCACCGCGTCGTGGTGGATGAGGAGAGTGGAATAGCCGTGGGCATCGAGATCCACGTGAGCGATATGCGGATTGTGCGCCCGCACGTGGGCCTCCGCGGCCAGGGACACGGCGCTGTCTGCCGGCACCCTCAGCAGGTCATCGACGTTCGACGCGTTCACGGAAGAACAAACCAGCTCGGCGGCAACGATCTGGTCACCAACCCAGATGTGGTTGGCCCACTCCGAATGGATATCGCCGGTCAGGAACACCGTCCGGCCATGCCCATGTGCTTGCGCCAACTGAGTCAACAGCCGATCGCGGTCGCCCTGGTAACCATCCCACTGGTCGACGTTAATGGGGGTGCCCGCCAGGTCGACACCAACCAAGCTCAGAAGATGGCTTTTCACCTCAGGCGCGAGGTCGATGAGGTTGAGCGGGGCCATCATCACCGATGTCCCGATGAGGTTCCAGCGCGTCGACGCTGTGGCTAACCGTGCCGACAGCCAGTTGAACTGTTCCGAGCCCATGATCGTGCGATCATCGCCGCGCGACTGAGGATTATGCAGGCCAGGGGCACTCCGATAGAAGCGAAGATCGAGCATATGTAGCTCAGCCAGGGTGCCACAGCGCAGCGTGCGGTAGATGTGACCTCCGCGCGAGGGGGACGTCCCGCGCACCGGCAACCATTCCAGGTAGGCCTGCATGGCGTGATCACGCCGCTCGCCCCACTCGCCCTTCGCCCCGGTGTGTTTGTCCGCCCCACCGGCCCAGGCGTTGTTGGCAATCTCATGATCATCCCAGGTCACCACCCAGGGCAGGGCGGCGTGTGCGGCCTGGAGATCAGCGTCCCGCCGGTAGTGGCCGTAGCGCGAACGATAGTCCGCCAGGGTGGTCAATTCCCACGCCGGCACATGCGGGCGCACGACCCCGTGCTTGCCGGCGTATTCCCCTGAGGCGTATTCGTACAGGTAGTCGCCCATGTGCACGGCCACATCGATCTCCCCCGCGTGCGCCCGGCGCGCAATGTCCGCGTAGGCGCCGAAGTAGCCGGATTCGTAGTTCGCGCAGGAGCACACGGCCAGGCGCCACTGGCCTGGGTCGGTGTCATCGCTGGGGTGCGTCCGCGTGCGCCCCACCGCCGACATCTCCCCGGCAACCTCCCCGCTGAGCGCGGTGAAGCGATAGAAGTACGTCGTCGCAGGCTCCAGGTGAAAGGGATCGACATGCACGGTGTGATCACTGGCGGCGGTCGCGGTCACCGTTCCGGCCCGCTCCACCACGCGGAAATCCTCGTCCCGGGCGATCTCCCAGCCAACGTCGACGGCTGGCCCCAGCCCGGAGCCGGGCGTCGCCTCCGGGGTGGGCGTTACCCGTGTCCACAGGATTACCGACGTCGGCAGCGGGTCACCCGAGGCGACCCCATGGAGGAATGCCCGGGGCTCGCTCGCCGTGGACACCCCTGGCACTGCCATCGCCGCCCCGGCAAGGAGGGTGCCCTGCAGCAGCCCTCGCCGGGTAAGTTGTCGCTGTCCGCGCTGATCATTGGTAGTCACGGCCACATTGTCACCCGCCCTCAGGCGGATCGGGCTCTACATGAAGGACATCTCATGCCCGCTTCACGTGGCGCTCGCCTACGCTGTGGCCTTATGTACCGTGCAGTTCTCTTTGACCTCGACGGCACGCTCGTCGATCACGCCAGCGCCGCCCGCATCGGCGTTGACGCCTGGTGCCAGACGTTGGGTCTGCCCACGGGCCAATGGCAGCGTTGGCATGAGATCGAGCAGAAGTGGTTCACCCGCTTCGAAAACGGGGAGGTCAGCCACGTCGGCCAGCGGGTCGAGCGTTGCAAGGAGTTCCTCGGCCGCCCTTCGCTCACCGACGACGAGGCCCTCGAGCTGTACGAGGGATACCTGAGCGTTTATCGCTCCCAGTGGCGCGCCTACGACGATGCCCGGCCGGCCCTCACAGCGGCGCTCGACGCGGGGGTGCGCGTGGGCATCCTCACCAATGGTGCGGAAAAGCTGCAGCGTGCGAAGCTTGAACGCACAGGATTGCTTATCGACGCCGTCCTACTCATCGCCACCGTCGAGCTCGGCGTCGCCAAACCCCATCCGGCGGCATACGCCGCCGCCCTGGAACGCTTAGGGGTGGGCGCCGAAGAAACGCTCGTGGTGGGCGATTCCTGGGCTAACGATGTCGCGGGTCCCCGCGCCGTCGGCATCGACGCCCTGTTGTTGCAGCGGGCGGATCAACCCCGCGACCCGGCAGCCCCGCCCGATGAGCCAGCCATGGACACCCTGGTGGGCGTGATTGACCAGCTCCGGGCCTGATCTCTAATCCGGAATGCGGCACTCCACGCCGGTGGAGTGCAGCGGGCAGTAGCCATTGGGCACCTTGTGCAGGTACTGCTGGTGCTCATCTTCGGCGAGGTAGTACGCGCCCGACGCGGTCTCCGCGAGGGTCTTCACCTCGGTGGTTACCTCGCCATAGCCGTGATCTGCGAGCTGCTCAGCATAGGAATCGACGATCGCCTGGATTTCCTGCTTCTCTTCCTCGGCGTGCTCGCCCGTGGTGTAGAAAGCCGAACGATACTGCGTGCCCACGTCATTTCCTTGGCGCATGCCCTGGGTCGGGTCGTGTGCTTCGAGCGCGGCGACCACGATCTCCTTGAGGGAGATGACCGCCGGGTTGTAAACGACCTCGACAACCTCTGCGTGATTGGTGCGGCCTGAGCAGACTTCCCGGTAGGTGGGGTTGACCGTGGCGCCACCGGCATAACCAACGGAGGTCGATTCCACGCCCTCCATCTGCCAGTAGATCTTCTCCACACCCCAAAAACAGCCGATACCGATGTAGAGAACCCGCTGGTCATCGCGCCACGGGCCGGTAATGGGGGTGCCCAGGACGGCATGCGGACGGGGGTGCGGCAGGACCGGCGCTCGGCCGCCCTTGAGAGCTTGGTCGGTGGGAACTAGTTCGGGAGTACGTTGAAACATCCATGCCATGAGCCCACTGTAGTACCAGTTGAAACCAATTTGGGAACACAATCGTTGCCGATTTCTCGAACTTGCCTATCATGGGGAGCAGCGCGCCGCCTGACGGTGCGAAGTCTACGAAAGGACGAAGAGGAAATGGCTGTCTACGAACTTCCCGAGCTCGATTACGCATACGACGCTCTTGAGCCGCACATCGCGGCAGAGATCATGGAGCTGCACCACTCCAAGCACCACCAGAACTACGTCAATGGTGCCAACACCGCCCTGGAGAAGCTCGCTGATGCCCGCGAGAACGGCTACATCGGCGTCGCCGCCGCAGCCCTCTCCAAGGACCTCGCCTTCAACCTGGGTGGCCACACCAACCACTCCATCTTCTGGAAGAACCTCTCCCCCAACGGTGGCGGCGAGCCGACCGGCGAACTGGCTGACGCCATCGTCCGCGACTTCGGTTCCTTCGACGCCTTCAAGGAGCACTTCAACGCTGCAGCACTGGGCCTCCAGGGCTCCGGCTGGGCCGTGCTTGGTTATGACCACGTCGCTGACCGCCTCGTCATCGAGCAGCTCACCGATCAGCAGGGCAACATCTCCATCAACCTGACCCCGCTGCTCATGCTCGACATGTGGGAGCATGCCTTCTACCTGCAGTACAAGAACGTCAAGGCTGATTACGTCAAGGCCGTGTGGAACGTCTTCAACTGGGAGGACGTCGCACAGCGCTACGCCTCCGCCAAGTAGTTCCCCCTAGCTAGAACCCCACCAGCCGTCGGACCTAGTGTCCGGCGGCTTTTTGGCGCCCTGAGTCGGCCAAAACCCGCACTCGCTAACAACTTGGCCGGTTTAGAAGGAGGTTTGACCCCAGAGTTGTTAGATAGAGCGGGTTTCAGCCTCCTCGCTCCGGAGCAGGATTAACCCACGATGAACTCCCGGAACTTGTCCACCGGCGGCGCCTCCGACGCCCCGGCGCGCCAGACCAACCCCAGTTCGCGGTGGGCGGGCGGGTCGAGGGGCCGCAGGACGATGCCTCGGGGAGCGAGGTAGGGATCATCGAGCGGTAGGAGTGCTACGCCGAGGCCGGCGGAAACGAGCCCGGCGACGGTGGTCAGCTCCATCGATTCGAAGACGAGGCGGGGGTGGAATCCAGCTTCTTCGGTGACGCGGTCGAGTAGCAGTCGGGTGCCGTAGCCGGGGAGCATGCCGACGAAGCCCTCGTCGCGGGCGTCACGGATATCAATGGGCATGGGGCCGGGTTGGGCCAATGGGTGGTCTTCGGGGATGGCCAGTGCGAGGCGCTGGACGCGGAGTTGGTGCCAGCCGATCCCGGTGCCCGCCTCGGGCGGGCGGGGGCCGACGAGGGCGAGATCGGCGGCGTCGATAAGCACTCTGTCAACGAGTTCGCGGGCGGCGCCTTGGTGGAGGCGAATGTCCACGTGGGGGTAAAGCGCGCGGTAGTCGCGGAGGAGGTCGGGGACCATCCAGGTGCCGAGCGAGTGCATGAAGTCGAGGCGGACCGTGCCGTGGGCGGGGTCCATGAGGCGGCCGACTTTGGCGGTGCCAGCGGCGAGTTCGGCGACGATGGTCCGCGCGTGGGGCAGGAAGGCGCGGCCGCGGGCGTTGAGGGCGATGCGTCGGCCGGAGCGGTCGAAGAGGTCGGCGCCGACGGCTTTTTCGATGCGCTGGATGCGGCGCGTGAGAGTGGGCTGGGACACATCGAGGAGCTCGGAGGCCTCCGTGAGGTGGCCGGATTCCGCCACGGCCAGCAGTCCCCGCAGGTCAGAGAAGGTGAAATCACTCATGCATTTATCGTATCGAAATTGCTAAAAACACACATTTTACACATGCCTCCTGCCGAGCCACCATGATGAGCATGACTCCCGAGCAGCAAGGATTACGCCGCGGCGACCGACTCTACCGCCGCGCGGTCTTTGCCATGCTCCTCGCCGGGCTCGCCTCCTTCAACGCCCTCTACGCCACGCAGGCGCTGCTGCCCACGCTTGTCGACGATCTCCGCATCACCCCTTCCGTCGCCGCCCTCACCGTCTCCGCCACGACGGGCATGCTCGCCCTGTGTATCGTGCCCGCGTCCATCCTGTCCGAGCGTTTCGGCCGCGGCCGCATCCTCATTCTCTCCGCGCTGCTGGCCACCTCCATCGGCATGCTCCTGCC is a window from the Corynebacterium testudinoris genome containing:
- a CDS encoding helix-turn-helix domain-containing protein; this translates as MFVQSPMMFADFVRSQRVQRGMTQQDLGSQAGMSRRWVQDLESGKLVPSLEATLRVASAFGYELHLEPMPSASPLDALFDELA
- a CDS encoding L-lactate dehydrogenase, coding for MRKTIGNKVVLIGAGDVGVAYAYALVNQGTVDHLAIIDIDAKKLRGNVMDLNHGVVWSSSRTRVTEGTYADCEDAAMVVICAGAAQKPGETRLQLVEKNMRIMKGIVDEVMANGFDGIFLIASNPVDLLTYGAWRYSGLDSHRVIGSGTVLDSARYRFMLGELTHTAPSSIHAYIIGEHGDTELPVVSSATVAGVPLSANSDKDPDFDERIEKIFEETRDAAYDIIDAKGSTSYGIGMGLARITKAIIKNQDVALPVSAYLDGQYGEHDLYIGTPAVVNRGGIGRVVELQLNEHEKERFEHSVNTLREIKNEFFPDAP
- a CDS encoding alpha/beta-hydrolase family protein; the protein is MGSTRSFLLRGLARGAVGTLKGTAFALAVVADITPGLRLTKRRHLSERLLPGILGAEIATWWAVSPSLLPRPWWAIAANVAVCQGVGHAVGTGTAWTISKAFDRAGHRPQRLITLATLHAGHVAIASITVVAAGLSLRRQDQQSRLVGLGHVRGAKQAALGAAVGTAGYGALLLMGEAAQLSVDRLGRRLSRIMPPWLGWPLAIFGVGGAAFLLSDRLLMRRTIARLARRAAYLNQSVFPGTAMPWEPERSGSPWSRENWIRVGAQGRAVLSLGPRAQDIAAVTGLEEVHEPIRIFVGLVQGRSLASAARLVLAEMDRTGAFRRDTLVIQTSTGTGWITDWSVDAVEFLTGGNCATMSMQYSYLPSAVSYYLDRDTPVRASRILLAAIISRLEQMDPDDRPKLYVAGESLGAYGMMTAFDGLEDLLTTTDGAVFSGPPRFTRLTQELTASRDPGSPERLPIIEGGKFVRFTAHQDHLYRDFSGLEYRNNWSQTKVIIAQHASDPIVWWDIPLIWRRPAWLTEPGSRGRPAPRAQRLDVVTGIRWIPFITSWQIGVDQLSSNATAGGHGHNYHEEMLWYWDAVLGENAAVRLTPFLAAKAADFIIKDAITR
- a CDS encoding alkaline phosphatase D family protein, which encodes MAVPGVSTASEPRAFLHGVASGDPLPTSVILWTRVTPTPEATPGSGLGPAVDVGWEIARDEDFRVVERAGTVTATAASDHTVHVDPFHLEPATTYFYRFTALSGEVAGEMSAVGRTRTHPSDDTDPGQWRLAVCSCANYESGYFGAYADIARRAHAGEIDVAVHMGDYLYEYASGEYAGKHGVVRPHVPAWELTTLADYRSRYGHYRRDADLQAAHAALPWVVTWDDHEIANNAWAGGADKHTGAKGEWGERRDHAMQAYLEWLPVRGTSPSRGGHIYRTLRCGTLAELHMLDLRFYRSAPGLHNPQSRGDDRTIMGSEQFNWLSARLATASTRWNLIGTSVMMAPLNLIDLAPEVKSHLLSLVGVDLAGTPINVDQWDGYQGDRDRLLTQLAQAHGHGRTVFLTGDIHSEWANHIWVGDQIVAAELVCSSVNASNVDDLLRVPADSAVSLAAEAHVRAHNPHIAHVDLDAHGYSTLLIHHDAVEMSWQRVSDVTVTGSGVSTAHTMLYDAAHITA
- a CDS encoding HAD family hydrolase encodes the protein MYRAVLFDLDGTLVDHASAARIGVDAWCQTLGLPTGQWQRWHEIEQKWFTRFENGEVSHVGQRVERCKEFLGRPSLTDDEALELYEGYLSVYRSQWRAYDDARPALTAALDAGVRVGILTNGAEKLQRAKLERTGLLIDAVLLIATVELGVAKPHPAAYAAALERLGVGAEETLVVGDSWANDVAGPRAVGIDALLLQRADQPRDPAAPPDEPAMDTLVGVIDQLRA
- the msrA gene encoding peptide-methionine (S)-S-oxide reductase MsrA translates to MAWMFQRTPELVPTDQALKGGRAPVLPHPRPHAVLGTPITGPWRDDQRVLYIGIGCFWGVEKIYWQMEGVESTSVGYAGGATVNPTYREVCSGRTNHAEVVEVVYNPAVISLKEIVVAALEAHDPTQGMRQGNDVGTQYRSAFYTTGEHAEEEKQEIQAIVDSYAEQLADHGYGEVTTEVKTLAETASGAYYLAEDEHQQYLHKVPNGYCPLHSTGVECRIPD
- a CDS encoding superoxide dismutase, encoding MAVYELPELDYAYDALEPHIAAEIMELHHSKHHQNYVNGANTALEKLADARENGYIGVAAAALSKDLAFNLGGHTNHSIFWKNLSPNGGGEPTGELADAIVRDFGSFDAFKEHFNAAALGLQGSGWAVLGYDHVADRLVIEQLTDQQGNISINLTPLLMLDMWEHAFYLQYKNVKADYVKAVWNVFNWEDVAQRYASAK
- a CDS encoding LysR family transcriptional regulator; this translates as MSDFTFSDLRGLLAVAESGHLTEASELLDVSQPTLTRRIQRIEKAVGADLFDRSGRRIALNARGRAFLPHARTIVAELAAGTAKVGRLMDPAHGTVRLDFMHSLGTWMVPDLLRDYRALYPHVDIRLHQGAARELVDRVLIDAADLALVGPRPPEAGTGIGWHQLRVQRLALAIPEDHPLAQPGPMPIDIRDARDEGFVGMLPGYGTRLLLDRVTEEAGFHPRLVFESMELTTVAGLVSAGLGVALLPLDDPYLAPRGIVLRPLDPPAHRELGLVWRAGASEAPPVDKFREFIVG